AAGGGATGATCATCGCGAAGTGCGTCATCACCACGGAGGGCCGGGTGCGCGACTGCCGCATCATCAAGGGCCTGCCGTTCATGGATGACGCGGTGCTGGAGTCGCTCTACTCGCGCACGTATCAGCCCCTCACCTTCCAGGGCCGCCCGGTGAACGTGTCGTACACGTTCAACATCAAGCTGAAGATGCCCTAGCGGCGGGTCCGGGTGTCCGCCAGTGAAAGCGCCCGGACGCCCGGCTCCCCCGCGGGAAGGGAAAAGAATCGCGGCGGAAGTGCGGGCCCGTTAGGAAAGTCCCGTCGCGCCTGGCCATGTGCGCGATACCGGCACCGGAAGGAGCGGGCCTCCCCCGGCCCGCTTCCGGTGCCGGTCCCTTTTCAAGCGCGATGGCGGACACCTGGTACGACGCGGTGGTGGTGGGTGCGGGCTTCGGTGGCCTGGGCACCGCCTTGGAGTTGTGTCGCCGGGGCGCCCGGGTGGCGCTGTGCGAAGGGCTCAACTACCCGGGTGGCTGCGCGAGCACCTTCCGGCGCGGCGGCTACGCCTTCGAGTCCGGCGCCACGCTCTTCTCCGGCTTCGGCGAGCACCAGCTCTTCGCCCGGTGGATCCGCGAGCACGCGCTGGACGTGACGGTGGACTGGTTGGATCCCCTGGTGGAGCTGCGAGCCCCGGGGATGCGGCTGCCGGTGCACCGCGACCGCGAACGACTCATCGCTGAGATCTGCGCGCTGCCCGGGGCGCCCGTGCAGGGCGTGCGGCGCTTCTTCGCGTTGCAAGCCCAGGTGGCCGGTGCGCTGTGGCCGCTGTTCGATGACCCGGACCTGCTGCCACCCTTGAGCCTGAAGACCCTGCTGCGCCACGCGGGGCGCGTGGGGTCCTACGCGCCGCTGATGCGGTGGCTGGGCCGGCCCCTGGGCGCGGTGCTCGCTCAGCACGGGCTGGAGGGCTTCACGCCGCTGCGCACGTACCTGGATGCGCTCTGTCAGATCACCGTGCAGTGCTCTGCCGCGGAGGCGGAGACGCCGTTCGCGTTCGCGGCGATGGACTACTACTGGCGCGGCACGGGCCATGTCCGGGGCGGCATCGGTCGGCTGGCGACGGCGCTGACGAAGGCCATCACGGACCGGGGCGGCGACGTGCTCCTGGCGAACCGGGTGCGCGCGGTGACGCCCGTGGACGGAGGCTGGAAGGTGACGGCGCGCAGGGGAGAGCTGCTCGCCCGGCACGTGGTGGCCAACGTGTTGCCTCACGGGCTGCGAACGCTGCTGGATGCGCGGATGGGCCAGGTCCCCAAGCTGGATGCGCTGGCGAAGCGCGTGGACGGCGGCTGGGGCGCGGCGATGCTGTACCTGGTGGTGCGGCCACCCGAAGGTGACTCCGGCGGCGCGCACCACTTCGACATGGTGCGCGATGAGCAGGCGCCCTTCATCGAGGGAAACCACCTCTTCGCCTCCGTGAGCGGAGCGGCGGACGAAGGGCGCGCGCGGCCGGGCCAGCGCACCGTGACGGTGTCCACGCACGTGCCGCTGAAGAAGGTCGCGGGCATGACGCCTGAGGAACAGGCGCCCTACTTCACCGGGCTCCACGCGCGGATGCGCGAGAACCTGGACGCGCTGCTCCCCGAGTGGACGGCCAACGTCGTGCACGTCATGACGGGGTCCCCCCGCACATTCCAGCGCTTCACGCTGCGGGAGTCGGGCGCGGTGGGCGGCGTGCCCCGGCGCGCAGGCTTGGACAACTACCGCATCCTGGGACCTTTCCAGGCCCAGCGCGGGCTGTGGCTCGTGGGGGACTCCGTGTTCCCGGGCCAGAGCACGCTCGCCACCGCGGTGGGCGGCGTGCGCACCGCCGCGAGCATCGCCGCGGTGCGCTGAATCATCGCGTTACAACTCAACCCTTTATCCACCGCTCGACTGGAATCCGCGCTAGCAGGTTCTGGCGCGGTCGTGGACCGCATATCATTCGCGTCCCCCTCAAGGAGGACACATGCGGTCAATCATTCTCGGTGGTCTGCTGGCGATGGCGGTGGGCTGTGGCGGTCCCATGGAGCAGGAGGAGCCGGCGGACCTGGCCTCTCAGAAGGCGCCGCTCCCCGACTGCTCCAACGAGCCGAACGCGAACCTGTACCGGTACTACAGCGACGCCGCGCACACCCAGCTCATCGGTGAGTATGGATGCTATTGCGGCGGGCTCTACTACTGGGGCGGCCGGTCGGTCTACTCGGAGTACATCCAGGAGTGCTGAGCCGGCCCGCGCTCAAACACAAACAGAACCTGTCTTTCCCCCTCACGGAGAACACATGCGTAGGTTCCTGATTGGCGGTCTGTTGGCGATGGCGGTCGGCTGTGGCGGTCCCATGGAGCAGGAGGAGGAGTCGAACCTGGCCTCACAGGAGTCGGCGCTCCCGGACTGCATGAACACCGACAACATGATCACGTACTTCAACGACGCGAACCACTCGATCATCGTCGGTCAGCGCGGGTGCTACTGCGGAAGCTGGGTGAACTGGGGCCA
This genomic stretch from Corallococcus caeni harbors:
- a CDS encoding phytoene desaturase family protein; translation: MADTWYDAVVVGAGFGGLGTALELCRRGARVALCEGLNYPGGCASTFRRGGYAFESGATLFSGFGEHQLFARWIREHALDVTVDWLDPLVELRAPGMRLPVHRDRERLIAEICALPGAPVQGVRRFFALQAQVAGALWPLFDDPDLLPPLSLKTLLRHAGRVGSYAPLMRWLGRPLGAVLAQHGLEGFTPLRTYLDALCQITVQCSAAEAETPFAFAAMDYYWRGTGHVRGGIGRLATALTKAITDRGGDVLLANRVRAVTPVDGGWKVTARRGELLARHVVANVLPHGLRTLLDARMGQVPKLDALAKRVDGGWGAAMLYLVVRPPEGDSGGAHHFDMVRDEQAPFIEGNHLFASVSGAADEGRARPGQRTVTVSTHVPLKKVAGMTPEEQAPYFTGLHARMRENLDALLPEWTANVVHVMTGSPRTFQRFTLRESGAVGGVPRRAGLDNYRILGPFQAQRGLWLVGDSVFPGQSTLATAVGGVRTAASIAAVR